TGCGCGAGCGCGGCCCGCTCGACGCGCGTGTCGATGACGCCGGCGCGCCGCCCGCCCGCGAGCAGCGCGCGCACCTCGGCGTCGGCGAGCCGGGACGTCGCGACGAGGTCCGCGCCCTCCCACAGCGCCGCGGCGAGCTCCGAGCCGGGCTCGGCGACGCACAGCTTGGCGAGCGCGCTGGTGTCGAAGTAGCAGACCGCCATCAGCGTCGCAGCCGTCGCACGAGGCTCGACACACCCTGACGGGCTCCCTCACGAGACCCGTCGCGGGCGCCGTCCCGCCCCCCGTGCGCGCCGTCGACCGCGACCGGCTGCGCGGCCTCGCGGGTGGCCCGGGCGGGCGCGAGCAGGCCGTCGCGCTCGAGGCGCGCGAGGAGGTCGGCGGACTCGATGCCGGTGAGCCGCGCGACCGGGATGCCGCGCTCGGTGATCACGACGTCCTGCCCCGTGCGTGCCGTCTCGATCCACTGCCTGAGCTCTGCGCGCAACGCGCTGACCGCGACCTCCACGGCGGGCACGCTACCGGCTCCCACCCCGCCGGCCCACCCCCCGGACCGCTCCCACCCCTCCCACACCCCCGCTCCCGGGCTTGGCATGGTCGCGGGTCCCGCGTGAGGTCGTGCGTTCCTCGTGAAGTCGTGCAGAGCAACGCACGACTTCGCGAGGAACTCGCGACTTCACGCGGGGTGAGGGCCGGGGCGGTGGTGCGGTTACAGGTCCGGGAGGGCGGCGCGGGCTCGGGACGGGTCCTCGCCTGCCGCCTCCAGGAGGTCGACGACGAGGGAGCGGTGCAGCAGGACGAGGCTCTGCACCTGCCAGTCGTCGGGCGCGATCGTGAACGGGTCGAGCGCGGCGGCCGAGCGCAGCAGGGCCTCGCGCACGCGCGCGGCGTCGCGCCCGCTGCCGAACGCGGACGCCAGGTCGTCGGCCGCGGCCGCCGTGGCCTCCAGGCGCTGCCCGGCGGCGACGAGGTCGTGCGCCGTGGGCGCCTCGAGCAGCGCGAGCCCGCGGCGCGTCATGACGCGGGTGTTGCGCATCGCGCGGTCGAGCTGCACGGACGCGGCGACGAGCCGCACGAGCTCGCCGCGGTGCCGGCGCGCGGCCGGCGACAGGCGCGCGAGCTCGCGCGCGTTCGTCGCGGTCTCGCGCCACTCGTCGAACCGCGGCTGCGACGCGCGGGCACGCACGAGCGCGTCCTCCGCGTCGCCCGGCGACTGCGCGGCCAGCGCGTGCGCGAGCTCGTGGAGCACCGCCGCGACCTCCTGCGTCGCGCGCGACGCGAGCGCGCGCGGGTGGCGTCGCGGGTCGGAGGGGGTGAGGACGGCGACGAGGAACGCCACCGCACCGCCGACGAGCGCGTCGGTCCAGCGGCCGAGCGGCCCGCCGGTCGCGGCGATGTTCGGCAGGCCGACGATGATCATGGCCTGCACGCCGGCCTGCGTGGTGAGCAGCGCGCCGCGGTCGAGCAGGCGCGCGATGGTCGCCGCGACGAACAGCACGAGCGCGACCTGCCACAGCCCGGTGCCGATGACGTGCACGAGCGCGTCCCCGAGCCCGACTCCGATCGCGACGCCCACGGCGATCTCGGCGACGCGCCGCAGCGACCGGTCGGCGCTGAACCCGAGCGCGATCCACGCGCAGACGGGCGCGAAGAACGGGTACGGGTGGTCGAGCACGTAGCGGCCGATCGCGAACGCGATACCCGCCGCGACCGAGGCCTGCAGGATCGGGAACCACGCGGCCCGCACGCGGTCGACGCCCTGCCGCCACCGGGCCCGGGCGACGAGCCGCAGCTCGTGCAGGCCCCCGCGCGGGGCGTCGGTCGCGGCACTCGTCGGCGCGGCCCCCATCGTCAGAGCGAGGGGTGCACGCCGAGCCCGCGCGCGACGGGTCCGCGCGGTGCGGGCCGGTCGGTCGAGACGCCCTCACCGGGCACGACGACCTCCTGGCCCGCGGCGACCACGCCGCCCTCGCACGCGACGAGCAGCTCGACGTCCGTGGCCAGCGAGCGCTTGACCACGGCGAGCGCGACGGGCCCGAGCTCGTGGTGCCGCGCGACGGACGTCACGCGTCCCACCTCGCGTCCGGGCTCACCGGGCGTGCCCGTGGTCTCGTGCACCGCGGCACCGGCCTCGGGCAGCAGGTGCCCGGAGCCGTCGAGGTGCAGGAACACCAGGCGCCGCGGCGGGCGGCCGAGGTTGTGCACGCGCGCGACCGTCTCCTGCCCGCGGTAGCAGCCCTTGTGCAGGTGGACGGCGGTGCGCAGCCAGTCGAGCTCGTGCGGGATGGTCCGGTGGTCGACCTCGAACGCCGCGCGCGGGCGCCACGCCTCGACGCGCAGCGCCTCGCTGGCCCACGTCCCGGCGAGCGGCCAGCCGGTCGCCTCCCGCGCCGCGACCTCGCGGGCCAGGTCCGCGCGGGGCACGAGCACCAGCCGCCAGGCGCGGTCCGCGCCCGGGTGCTCGTCGGGCGCCGGCCCGTAGCGGGTGCCGCCCGCGGTGACCTGCGGCCACGGGTCGCGCCAGGTGACGGGCTCGTCGTCGCCGCCCTCGGCCGCGACGGGCTCGCCGATCGCGGCCCACTCGTCGGTCACGTCGGCGATCTCGACGCGCAGCATGAACTTCATGCGGTCGAGCCACGCCGCGAGCGCCGCGGGCGTCTGCGTGACCAGCCACGTCGCCTCGCCGTCGTCGACGACCGCCGCGGCGTGCTCGACGTGACCGTGCGGGCTCAGCACCAGCAGCTCGGTGGAGGTGCGCGGGGGCAGGTCCGCGAGCTGCGCGGTCGTGATCGAGTGCAGCCACGTCAGCCGGTCCGGCCCGGCGACGCGCACGACGCCGAGGTGCGACTGGTCGACGACCGCTCCCCCGCGCGCGAGCGCGCGCTGCTCGGCGGTCGGGTCGCCGTAGTGCCACGCGACCCCCGCGTCCGGCCCGACGCCCTCGACCGCGCCGCGCCGCGCGAGCAGCGGGCTGCGGTGCCGCGGCGCCTCGTACGACGCGGCCTCGACGGGGACGGCGGCCTCCGTCATCGCGGGCTCAGGATCCCTCGACGCGCGACAGGCGCGCGGACGCGTACGACTGCATGGGCTGGCCGAACGCCGCCATGTCGTGCGCCCACATGAGCTCGCCGTTGACGAGCCCGTACAGGCGCTTGGCGGCGGTCACGTCGGCACCCGTCGCGGTGCGCGCGATGAGGTCGGACGCGAGGTCGATGCGGCCGTTGCCGACCGCGCCGACGTACACCGCGACGTGCCCGGACGGGTCGGCCAGGAGCGCCTCGACGGGGAACTGCTCGTCCGGCAGGTCCGCGGGCCGCTCCGGCGGCACGCGCCAGTACCCGGACTCCGTCGACCAGACCGGGCCGTCCTCGACGGCGACGTCGCTCGTCGGGCTCGCGGACGGCGCCTCGTCGTCACCCTCGGCGGTGGCCTCGGCGGACTCGCCCGCGAGCGCGGACGCGTCGTCCGGCGCGACGACGAGCCGGATGGTCGACGTGTAGGACAGGTACGGGCCGCCGTCGTGGTCGAACACGACGTCCTGCACGAACGCGGTCTCGTCGACCCCCGGGTAGCCGACGACGCCCTGGCCGTGCCAGCGGCCGACGAGCCAGGCGAGCGGGTACACCTCGGGCGCGAGCCCTTCGGGCAGCACGAAGGCCATGTGGTGCCTCTCGGGTCCGGGCGTCAGTTCTGCGACTTGAACAGGCGGAGCACCACGATGCCCGCCGTCCAGGCGATGGCGCCGGTGGCGAGGACCAGCAGACCGATGAAGAGCCCCTCGAGCGCTGTCATGGGGCGATCCTAACGACCTGACGGCGTCCTGCCCCCGCGGACGGCGACGACGCTCGTCACACCCGTGCGGGCGAGCACCCGGACGGTCGACCGGACGAGGCCGTCAGCCGACGAGCACGCGCCCGACGACGTACACGAGGATGCCGGTCACGGTGACGGGCAGGACGACCGCCGCGATCGACGGCAGCCGCCGCGCGAGCGTGTGCAGGTCGTCGAACAGCACGTGCAGCGACGAGACGAGCACGCCCACGGCGGCGCCGAGCACGACGCCCGCGACGAGGTCGATGTCCGGCAGGACGAGCGCGGCGAGCGCACCCGCGCCCGTGGCGGCCAGCGTCGTGACGGTGGCCCCTGCCCAGCCCGCGAACGGCAGCGCGACGACCGCCGAGCCGACCGCGAGCGCGAGCGCGCCCACGACGACGATCGGCTCGCCGCCCGGCGTGCGGCCGATGGCGACCCAGCCGGCGACCGCGACGGCGAGCAGCGTGCCGGTCACGGTGCCCGCGACGGACTCCACGAGCCGTTCGCGCCCACCTCGGCGCAGCAGCTCGTTGAGGAACGCGAGCAGGATCGTCGTCGCGAACACCACCGGCAGGTATCGCAGGTACGGCTGGTCGAGCACGTAGTGCACCGCGAGGACGGCGCCCGCGCCGCCGATCGCGATCACGGTCGCCGAGCCGGGCTTGAACGGCAGGCTCGCGAGCGACGGCCAGCCGATCGCGAACGCGAGCGCGAGGAGGCCCGCGACGACCGTGACGGGCAGGCCGCCGACGTAGCCGGCGACCGCGACGACGGCGGCGAGGGCGGCCGTGACGACCGCACGCGTGGCGAGCAGCACGGTCCGCTACCGCCCGTCCACCGCTCGGCCGACCGGTCGGCGAGACGCGGCGCGCACGCCGACGAGCACGCCCGCACGGGGCATCGAGACGGTCGGGACCTGGGGGAGCACGGCCGACAGTCTCGCAGATGCCCGGACCGGTGCCGCGGGATCAGCGCGGGATCACGGCGGGATCACCCGAGGATCACCCGTGCGTGCAGGTCACCGACGCGCCGGGCCGACTCCCGGACGCCCGTCCGCCAGGGGCGGCGCACGCGGTAGCGTGTCCCCACTCGCCGCAGGGAGGTTCCACGGTGGCAGACCTTCTGCTCCTGACCCCGGCGTCCGGTGGATCGGCACAGGTGCTGCCGGCGCTCGGGCTGCTGTCCCATCGCGTGCGCGTGCTGCCTGTCGAGCCCTCGGCGCTGGTCGACGCGCCGGACGCGGACATCGTCGTGCTGGACGCGCGCCGCGACCTGGTCACCGCGCGCACCACCTGTCGGCTGCTGCGCGCCACGGGCCTGGCGGTCCCCCTCGTGCTCGTCCTCACGGAGGGCGGCCTGACGGTCGTCACGGCCGAGTGGGGCGCCGACGACATCGTCCTCGACTCGGCCGGACCGGCGGAGGTCGAGACGCGGTTCCGCCTCGTCATGGAGCGGGCCGCGGTCTCGGGCTACGACGAGGCGCCGCAGGAGATCTCGTCGGGCGAGCTGACGATCGACGCGGGCGGCTACACCGCACGCCTGCGCGGCCGCCCGCTCGACCTGACGTACAAGGAGTTCGAGCTCCTGAAGTACCTGGTGCAGCACCCGGGCCGCGTGTTCACGCGCGCCCAGCTGCTGCAGGAGGTCTGGGGCTACGACTACTACGGGGGCACCCGCACGGTCGACGTGCACGTGCGGCGCCTGCGCGCGAAGCTCGGCCCGGAGCACGAGCAGCTCATCGGGACCGTCCGCAACGTCGGCTACCGCTTCGACCCGCCGAAGGACCGTCGAGCCACGGGGGACCGTGACAACGTCACCGAACCGGCCGTCTGACCCCGCCGACGAGAGCACCCGTCGCCGACCCGAGCTGTTCTCCCGCCTCACCCCCGGAGGCGAGCGCAACCTCGCCGACACGCTGCGCGGCGAGCGCGCGGGTGGCGTGCTGCTGCTCGTCGGCACGGTCGTCGCGCTCGTGTGGGCGAACGTCTGGCCCGACGCGTACGCGGCCGTGTCGCACACCGTCGTCGGGCCGCACGCGCTGCACCTCGACCTGACGCTCGCGCAGTGGGCGACCGACGGGCTGCTCGCGGTGTTCTTCTTCGTCGTGGGGCTCGAGCTCGCGCGTGAGCTGACGGTCGGCGAGCTGCGGCACCCGGCGACGGCGGTCGTGCCGATCGTCGCGGCCGTGGGCGGCATGGTCGCCCCCGCGCTGCTGTACCTGGCGGTCAACCTGTCGCGCGACGGCGGCGCGGCCGAGGGCTGGGCGGTGCCGACCGCGACCGACATCGCGTT
The sequence above is a segment of the Cellulomonas palmilytica genome. Coding sequences within it:
- a CDS encoding type II toxin-antitoxin system prevent-host-death family antitoxin, with protein sequence MEVAVSALRAELRQWIETARTGQDVVITERGIPVARLTGIESADLLARLERDGLLAPARATREAAQPVAVDGAHGGRDGARDGSREGARQGVSSLVRRLRR
- a CDS encoding FUSC family protein gives rise to the protein MGAAPTSAATDAPRGGLHELRLVARARWRQGVDRVRAAWFPILQASVAAGIAFAIGRYVLDHPYPFFAPVCAWIALGFSADRSLRRVAEIAVGVAIGVGLGDALVHVIGTGLWQVALVLFVAATIARLLDRGALLTTQAGVQAMIIVGLPNIAATGGPLGRWTDALVGGAVAFLVAVLTPSDPRRHPRALASRATQEVAAVLHELAHALAAQSPGDAEDALVRARASQPRFDEWRETATNARELARLSPAARRHRGELVRLVAASVQLDRAMRNTRVMTRRGLALLEAPTAHDLVAAGQRLEATAAAADDLASAFGSGRDAARVREALLRSAAALDPFTIAPDDWQVQSLVLLHRSLVVDLLEAAGEDPSRARAALPDL
- the ygfZ gene encoding CAF17-like 4Fe-4S cluster assembly/insertion protein YgfZ, with translation MTEAAVPVEAASYEAPRHRSPLLARRGAVEGVGPDAGVAWHYGDPTAEQRALARGGAVVDQSHLGVVRVAGPDRLTWLHSITTAQLADLPPRTSTELLVLSPHGHVEHAAAVVDDGEATWLVTQTPAALAAWLDRMKFMLRVEIADVTDEWAAIGEPVAAEGGDDEPVTWRDPWPQVTAGGTRYGPAPDEHPGADRAWRLVLVPRADLAREVAAREATGWPLAGTWASEALRVEAWRPRAAFEVDHRTIPHELDWLRTAVHLHKGCYRGQETVARVHNLGRPPRRLVFLHLDGSGHLLPEAGAAVHETTGTPGEPGREVGRVTSVARHHELGPVALAVVKRSLATDVELLVACEGGVVAAGQEVVVPGEGVSTDRPAPRGPVARGLGVHPSL
- a CDS encoding FABP family protein; this translates as MAFVLPEGLAPEVYPLAWLVGRWHGQGVVGYPGVDETAFVQDVVFDHDGGPYLSYTSTIRLVVAPDDASALAGESAEATAEGDDEAPSASPTSDVAVEDGPVWSTESGYWRVPPERPADLPDEQFPVEALLADPSGHVAVYVGAVGNGRIDLASDLIARTATGADVTAAKRLYGLVNGELMWAHDMAAFGQPMQSYASARLSRVEGS
- a CDS encoding winged helix-turn-helix transcriptional regulator, producing MADLLLLTPASGGSAQVLPALGLLSHRVRVLPVEPSALVDAPDADIVVLDARRDLVTARTTCRLLRATGLAVPLVLVLTEGGLTVVTAEWGADDIVLDSAGPAEVETRFRLVMERAAVSGYDEAPQEISSGELTIDAGGYTARLRGRPLDLTYKEFELLKYLVQHPGRVFTRAQLLQEVWGYDYYGGTRTVDVHVRRLRAKLGPEHEQLIGTVRNVGYRFDPPKDRRATGDRDNVTEPAV